One Actinoplanes missouriensis 431 DNA segment encodes these proteins:
- a CDS encoding zf-HC2 domain-containing protein encodes MSDLDEHGSLHRLLGGYLLGGLDEADTDRLDEHLRDCADCRAELDRLAPVPEMLQHLPDARHSGGGAPLAVSPAARPSPQNIEGLLSRMRAEKHKEVRVNRTRWLVAAAVVLIAAAAIGYGIFTGGRTPQGPPEALPSAELITARFEAAPGSSLTGTAAITQKSWGVAVALDVARMSGDAPFLCVVRNKAGATEQAAVWGDTPDGKAKVSGASSFPVNDVEAILITDKSGKLIGTAPVV; translated from the coding sequence GTGAGTGACCTTGACGAGCACGGCAGCCTGCATCGGCTGCTGGGTGGATATCTGCTCGGCGGTCTCGACGAGGCCGACACCGATCGCCTCGACGAGCATTTGCGGGACTGCGCGGACTGCCGGGCGGAACTGGACCGGCTCGCCCCCGTACCGGAAATGTTGCAACACCTGCCGGACGCGCGGCACTCCGGTGGTGGCGCTCCGCTCGCGGTCAGTCCGGCCGCGCGGCCGAGCCCGCAGAACATCGAAGGCCTGCTCAGCCGGATGCGAGCCGAGAAACACAAGGAAGTGCGGGTCAACCGGACCCGCTGGCTCGTCGCGGCAGCGGTCGTGCTGATCGCGGCCGCCGCGATCGGGTACGGGATCTTCACCGGTGGCCGGACGCCGCAGGGCCCGCCGGAAGCGCTGCCGAGCGCGGAGCTGATCACCGCTCGGTTCGAGGCGGCGCCGGGCAGCAGCCTGACCGGGACCGCGGCGATCACGCAGAAGAGCTGGGGCGTCGCCGTGGCGCTCGACGTGGCCCGGATGAGCGGCGACGCGCCGTTCCTGTGCGTGGTGCGGAACAAGGCGGGCGCGACCGAGCAGGCGGCGGTCTGGGGCGACACCCCGGACGGCAAGGCGAAGGTGAGCGGTGCCAGTTCGTTCCCGGTGAACGACGTCGAAGCCATCCTGATCACCGACAAGAGCGGCAAACTGATCGGCACCGCCCCGGTGGTGTGA
- a CDS encoding ABC transporter ATP-binding protein — protein MADNELIPTVVADDAHIIYKVFGSAAPGTGSPLASFKRMVTGTKSANVREVHAVKGVSFTAYRGEAIGLIGSNGSGKSTLLRAVAGLLPVAKGAIYAAGQPSLLGVNAALMNELPGDRNVELGCLAMGMSPAEVKEKKDGIIEFSGINERGDFSSLPMRTYSSGMAARLKFSIAAAKQHDVLLIDEALATGDAKFRRRSEARVRELRAEAGTVFLVSHSEQSIRDTCDRCIWLESGLIRADGPTDEVMREYESYMRK, from the coding sequence GTGGCTGACAACGAACTCATCCCCACCGTCGTCGCTGACGACGCCCACATCATCTACAAGGTGTTCGGCTCGGCCGCTCCGGGCACGGGCAGCCCGCTCGCCAGCTTCAAGCGCATGGTCACCGGTACGAAATCGGCGAATGTGCGCGAGGTGCACGCCGTCAAAGGTGTGAGCTTCACCGCGTACCGGGGTGAGGCGATCGGTCTGATCGGCAGCAACGGCTCGGGCAAGTCGACCCTGCTGCGCGCGGTCGCGGGTCTGCTCCCGGTGGCCAAGGGCGCGATCTACGCGGCCGGCCAGCCCTCCCTGCTCGGCGTGAACGCGGCCCTGATGAACGAGCTCCCCGGCGATCGCAACGTCGAGCTGGGCTGCCTCGCGATGGGCATGTCACCGGCCGAGGTGAAGGAGAAGAAGGACGGGATCATCGAGTTCTCCGGCATCAACGAGCGCGGCGACTTCTCGTCGCTGCCGATGCGGACCTACTCGTCCGGCATGGCCGCCCGTCTGAAGTTCTCGATCGCCGCCGCGAAGCAGCACGACGTGCTGCTGATCGACGAGGCGCTGGCGACGGGTGACGCCAAGTTCCGCCGCCGGAGCGAGGCGCGGGTGCGTGAGCTGCGCGCCGAGGCCGGCACGGTCTTCCTGGTCAGCCACAGTGAGCAGTCGATCCGGGACACCTGCGACAGGTGCATCTGGCTGGAGTCCGGCCTGATCCGGGCGGACGGCCCCACCGACGAGGTGATGCGGGAGTACGAGTCCTACATGCGCAAGTAG
- a CDS encoding ABC transporter permease yields the protein MPETAVAETGTGLSPKELARRHGLTASGRLPSLPEYTRQLWSYRHFIRAHASAKMTSSLGSTKLGTVWQVLTPIINAAVYYLIFGVIIGTSRGVDNFPAYLCIGVFVFQFTQSIVQGGQNAITGNLGLIRALHFPRASLPLSVALVEIRNFVVALVVLIGIVLITGEPITVQWLLLLPLLALQSFFNTGLAMFMARYGSKNRDIKQLIPFIMRFWMYGSAVLYPVTLFEDKLDGWQLALVEANPMLIFIELFRHALLEGVTLAGSPVVLWLEALAWSVVVGIGGFTYFWRGEKGYGRG from the coding sequence ATGCCAGAGACGGCGGTCGCCGAGACCGGCACCGGGCTCTCGCCCAAGGAGCTCGCTCGCCGACACGGCCTGACGGCGTCCGGGCGGCTTCCCAGCCTCCCCGAGTACACGCGTCAGCTGTGGTCCTACCGGCACTTCATCCGGGCACACGCCAGCGCGAAGATGACGTCTTCGCTGGGCAGCACGAAGCTCGGCACGGTGTGGCAGGTGCTCACACCGATCATCAACGCCGCGGTCTACTACCTGATCTTCGGCGTGATCATCGGAACCAGCCGCGGTGTCGACAACTTCCCGGCGTACCTCTGCATCGGTGTCTTCGTCTTCCAGTTCACCCAGTCGATCGTGCAGGGCGGACAGAACGCGATCACCGGAAACCTCGGCCTGATCCGGGCGCTGCACTTCCCGCGGGCCAGCCTGCCCCTCTCGGTCGCCCTGGTGGAGATCCGGAACTTCGTGGTGGCCCTGGTCGTGCTGATCGGCATCGTCCTGATCACCGGCGAGCCGATCACCGTGCAGTGGCTGCTCCTGCTGCCGCTGCTGGCCCTGCAGTCGTTCTTCAACACCGGCCTGGCGATGTTCATGGCGCGGTACGGCTCGAAGAACCGCGACATCAAGCAGCTGATCCCGTTCATCATGCGCTTCTGGATGTACGGGTCCGCCGTCCTCTACCCGGTGACCCTCTTCGAGGACAAGCTCGACGGCTGGCAGCTCGCCCTGGTCGAGGCGAACCCGATGCTGATCTTCATCGAGCTGTTCCGCCACGCGCTGCTGGAGGGCGTCACGCTGGCCGGCTCACCGGTCGTGCTGTGGCTCGAGGCGCTCGCGTGGAGCGTGGTCGTGGGTATCGGCGGATTCACCTACTTCTGGCGCGGAGAGAAGGGCTACGGCCGTGGCTGA
- a CDS encoding Atu4866 domain-containing protein → MTTPSEPHVDFTVLDAAALLAIAMGGAADVSARPLSGTPKVVRDAALVGAWRSPDGTVQLRLHTDGTYAGAVAGRRQAARGTYDIKDGDVVLHDVSGLNTPVHVLDGELEMAGHRLLPV, encoded by the coding sequence ATGACCACCCCCAGCGAGCCCCACGTCGACTTCACCGTGCTCGACGCCGCCGCCCTGCTCGCGATCGCCATGGGCGGCGCCGCTGACGTGTCCGCGCGCCCGCTCAGCGGCACCCCGAAGGTGGTGCGGGATGCCGCCCTGGTGGGCGCCTGGCGCAGCCCGGACGGGACGGTCCAGCTGCGTCTGCACACCGACGGCACGTACGCGGGAGCGGTCGCCGGCCGCCGCCAGGCCGCCCGCGGCACCTACGACATCAAGGACGGCGACGTGGTGCTGCACGACGTCTCCGGCCTGAACACGCCGGTGCACGTCCTCGACGGCGAGCTGGAGATGGCCGGGCACCGGCTGCTCCCGGTCTGA
- a CDS encoding coiled-coil domain-containing protein — translation MTASPRRWLMLALAPLVATTLFVAPVTPASAEPNGSSATAEEEDDDANLSDVIEAANRRYVSAKAAVTKSTKAQAKLNVEIKAAETRRDKLIPEVNSIAREQYVTGNLSAVGFLLGANSSNDFLHKAISLEEINKLHDEKLHELNEAIATVAESKAKLDAEVKAQKKNASLMKKQKDSAEKALQLVGGNALTEGFVVAKSPQADPAPRNSSGGFSPEGCNQKDPTTNGCITKRTLHMYKEVKKAGFDMFVGCHRDGGPFEHPKGRACDWSLQKSGFSSAHNDKMMKYGNDLMAFLVRNADELGIYYVIWYKKIWFPASGWKAYHGVSDHTDHVHVSLL, via the coding sequence ATGACCGCAAGTCCCCGCCGGTGGCTGATGCTTGCCCTGGCACCACTGGTGGCTACGACGTTGTTCGTGGCGCCGGTGACCCCTGCCTCCGCCGAGCCGAACGGTTCGTCCGCGACCGCGGAGGAAGAGGACGACGACGCCAACCTCTCCGACGTCATCGAGGCGGCCAACCGGCGCTACGTCTCGGCCAAGGCTGCCGTGACGAAGTCCACAAAGGCCCAGGCGAAGCTGAACGTCGAGATCAAGGCCGCGGAGACCCGGCGCGACAAGCTCATCCCCGAGGTGAACTCGATCGCCCGCGAGCAGTACGTGACGGGCAACCTGAGCGCCGTCGGCTTCCTGCTCGGTGCGAACTCGTCGAACGACTTCCTGCACAAGGCGATCTCCCTGGAGGAGATCAACAAGCTGCACGACGAGAAACTGCACGAGCTGAACGAGGCGATCGCCACGGTCGCCGAGAGCAAGGCGAAACTCGACGCCGAGGTCAAGGCGCAGAAGAAGAACGCCTCGCTCATGAAGAAGCAGAAGGACTCCGCGGAGAAAGCCCTGCAACTGGTGGGCGGCAATGCCCTCACCGAGGGCTTCGTGGTGGCGAAATCCCCGCAGGCCGACCCGGCCCCGCGGAACTCCAGCGGCGGTTTCTCGCCGGAGGGTTGCAACCAGAAGGACCCGACGACGAACGGCTGCATCACCAAGCGCACGCTGCACATGTACAAAGAGGTCAAGAAGGCCGGCTTCGACATGTTCGTCGGCTGCCACCGTGACGGCGGGCCGTTCGAGCACCCCAAGGGCCGGGCCTGTGACTGGTCGCTGCAGAAGAGCGGATTCTCGTCGGCGCACAACGACAAGATGATGAAGTACGGCAACGACCTCATGGCGTTCCTGGTGCGTAACGCCGACGAGCTCGGGATCTACTACGTCATCTGGTACAAGAAGATCTGGTTCCCGGCGTCGGGCTGGAAGGCGTACCACGGCGTCAGTGACCACACCGACCACGTGCACGTCTCCCTGCTCTAG
- a CDS encoding DHA2 family efflux MFS transporter permease subunit, whose product MSPVRYGTPAGRWILLAMVLGSSLAFIDATIVNLALPTIARELGAEASGLQWIVNGYALSLASLVLLGGSLGDRFGRRRVFQTGVAWFALASLLCGLAPNAEILIAARVLQGVGGALLTPGALAILEASFVAEDRAKAIGAWSGLGGIGGALGPLLGGWLLELGSWRALFLINVPAAALVIAMTARHVPESSDQNAARRIDVAGVLSSAIGLGGLTYGFTAWPSSGPDDPAVVLSLAVGVLALAAFVLIEARSADAMLPIRIFRTRAFSGANLVTFLVYAANGGVFFLLVLNLQVVSGYPALTAGLALLPMTLLMLTLSARAGALGQRIGPRVPMTAGPLICAAGLLMMSTIGPGAPYWTRVLPAVLVFGLGLTLLVAPLTATALGALDDAYAGIASGVNNAVARAAGLLAVAVLPLAAGLGGGSLTEAATLEPVYQRTMLICAGLMVAGSLVAYLTVPGRAPTRRTPAHTFCDPASPPVHR is encoded by the coding sequence ATGTCCCCGGTTCGATACGGCACCCCCGCCGGCCGCTGGATCCTGCTGGCCATGGTGCTCGGATCCAGCCTGGCCTTCATCGACGCCACGATCGTCAACCTGGCGCTGCCCACGATCGCCCGGGAGCTCGGCGCCGAGGCGTCCGGCCTGCAGTGGATCGTCAACGGGTACGCCCTCTCCCTCGCCTCACTGGTCCTGCTCGGCGGCTCGCTCGGTGACCGTTTCGGCCGTCGTCGCGTCTTCCAGACCGGCGTGGCCTGGTTCGCCCTCGCGTCCCTGCTCTGCGGCCTGGCGCCGAACGCCGAGATCCTGATCGCGGCCCGGGTGCTGCAGGGTGTCGGCGGCGCGCTGCTCACCCCCGGCGCGCTCGCGATCCTGGAGGCCTCGTTCGTGGCCGAGGACCGGGCCAAGGCGATCGGCGCGTGGTCCGGGCTGGGTGGCATCGGTGGCGCGCTCGGCCCGCTGCTCGGCGGCTGGCTGCTGGAGCTCGGCAGCTGGCGTGCGCTGTTCCTGATCAACGTGCCGGCGGCGGCCCTGGTGATCGCGATGACGGCTCGGCACGTACCCGAATCGTCTGATCAGAACGCCGCCCGCCGGATCGACGTGGCGGGGGTCCTCAGCTCGGCGATCGGGCTCGGCGGCCTCACCTACGGCTTCACGGCCTGGCCCAGCTCCGGGCCCGATGACCCGGCCGTGGTCCTCTCGCTGGCCGTCGGCGTGCTCGCTCTGGCGGCCTTCGTGCTGATCGAGGCCAGGTCCGCGGATGCCATGCTGCCGATCCGGATCTTCCGCACCCGGGCGTTCAGCGGCGCGAACCTGGTGACCTTCCTGGTGTACGCCGCGAACGGCGGAGTGTTCTTCCTGCTGGTGCTGAACCTCCAGGTGGTGTCCGGATATCCGGCCCTGACGGCGGGTCTGGCCCTGCTGCCGATGACCCTGCTGATGCTCACCCTGTCGGCCCGCGCGGGCGCGCTCGGCCAGCGGATCGGTCCCCGCGTCCCGATGACCGCCGGCCCGCTGATCTGCGCCGCCGGGCTGCTGATGATGTCCACGATCGGGCCGGGCGCGCCGTACTGGACGCGTGTCCTCCCCGCTGTGCTGGTCTTCGGGCTGGGGCTGACGCTGCTGGTGGCCCCGCTGACGGCGACGGCGCTGGGTGCGCTCGACGACGCGTACGCCGGCATCGCGTCGGGCGTGAACAACGCCGTCGCCCGGGCCGCCGGGCTGCTCGCCGTGGCGGTTCTGCCGCTGGCGGCCGGCCTCGGCGGGGGTTCGCTCACCGAGGCGGCCACGCTCGAACCGGTCTACCAGCGCACGATGCTGATCTGCGCCGGTCTGATGGTGGCGGGCAGCCTCGTGGCGTACCTGACCGTCCCGGGTCGTGCCCCCACGCGACGGACGCCGGCTCACACGTTCTGCGATCCGGCGTCCCCGCCCGTGCATCGGTGA
- a CDS encoding coiled-coil domain-containing protein, with amino-acid sequence MQRKTARRLAAVMGLLLAVCGLAVVASPATAAPGDNGDDGEGGSKSLVEQLEDASRGYVEAKAKLKSSKKKQTELTAELKKLDAQVGPQQAALDEIASQAYTSGRMGGMSALVNASDTGSFIDRTMILSTVAADQNAAIEELKTTLDSRRKAKLTLDATIKDQQKQVNVMAKKKLQAETALKKANQGADASSSSDGGGSAKADPAPSGSGSGCTEKDPTSSGCLTPRTLHALKQAQKDGFTRYVHCFREQNSGEHPKGRACDFAADKNGFGGDATGASKTYGTNLANYFINNADALDVLYVIWYRRIWLPSSGWKSYSGAGGDPSSDHTNHVHLSVR; translated from the coding sequence GTGCAGCGAAAGACTGCGCGGCGATTGGCGGCCGTGATGGGGCTGCTCCTCGCCGTGTGCGGGCTGGCGGTCGTGGCGTCACCGGCCACCGCCGCTCCCGGTGACAACGGTGACGACGGCGAGGGCGGCTCCAAGTCTCTCGTCGAGCAGCTGGAGGACGCCTCTCGCGGTTACGTGGAGGCGAAGGCGAAGCTCAAGTCCTCCAAGAAGAAGCAGACCGAGCTGACGGCGGAGCTCAAGAAGCTGGACGCCCAGGTCGGCCCCCAGCAGGCGGCCCTCGACGAGATCGCCTCCCAGGCATACACGTCGGGCCGGATGGGCGGGATGAGCGCGCTCGTCAACGCGAGCGACACCGGCAGCTTCATCGACCGGACCATGATCCTGTCGACCGTCGCGGCCGATCAGAACGCCGCGATCGAGGAGCTCAAGACGACCCTCGACTCCCGGCGCAAGGCCAAGCTCACCCTCGACGCCACCATCAAGGACCAGCAGAAGCAGGTCAACGTGATGGCGAAGAAGAAGCTGCAGGCCGAGACCGCGCTGAAGAAGGCGAACCAGGGCGCCGACGCGTCGTCGTCGAGTGACGGCGGTGGCAGCGCCAAGGCCGATCCGGCGCCGAGCGGCTCAGGGTCCGGCTGCACCGAGAAGGACCCGACCAGCAGCGGCTGCCTCACCCCGCGCACCCTGCACGCGCTGAAGCAGGCCCAGAAGGACGGGTTCACCCGGTACGTGCACTGCTTCCGCGAGCAGAACAGCGGTGAGCACCCGAAGGGCCGGGCCTGCGACTTCGCGGCCGACAAGAACGGCTTCGGCGGGGACGCCACGGGTGCCAGCAAGACCTACGGCACCAACCTGGCGAACTACTTCATCAACAACGCGGACGCGCTCGACGTGCTCTACGTGATCTGGTACCGCCGGATCTGGCTGCCGAGCAGTGGCTGGAAGTCGTACAGCGGAGCGGGCGGCGACCCCTCCAGCGACCACACCAACCACGTGCATCTCTCGGTCCGCTAA
- a CDS encoding TetR/AcrR family transcriptional regulator: MLRGDITVAIRNAVMNELAEVGYGRLSIEAVARRAGVGKTAIYRRWSNKLEMVMEIVSDVAERKVPLPDTGSFAGDLELLMMIVSRALQHRIASQIIPDLMAEAARNPQIAETLQRALRTHQQALAEKLVGQAVARGELPEGTDAGLAVDMMLGPLYWRLAIAREPVADDYLEKLALAVTGALRAAHP; the protein is encoded by the coding sequence GTGCTCCGAGGCGATATCACCGTGGCGATCCGTAACGCGGTGATGAACGAGTTGGCGGAAGTCGGCTATGGCCGATTGTCCATCGAGGCGGTGGCTCGCCGTGCGGGGGTGGGCAAGACCGCGATCTACCGGCGCTGGAGCAACAAGCTCGAGATGGTCATGGAGATCGTCTCGGACGTTGCCGAGCGCAAGGTGCCGCTTCCGGACACCGGGAGTTTCGCCGGCGATCTCGAGCTGCTCATGATGATCGTCAGCCGGGCGCTCCAGCACCGGATAGCGTCCCAGATCATCCCGGATCTGATGGCCGAGGCGGCCCGCAACCCGCAGATCGCCGAGACCCTCCAGCGGGCGCTCCGCACGCATCAGCAGGCTCTCGCCGAGAAATTGGTGGGCCAGGCAGTCGCACGCGGCGAGCTTCCCGAGGGTACGGATGCCGGCCTCGCCGTCGACATGATGCTCGGGCCGCTCTACTGGCGTCTCGCGATCGCGCGGGAGCCGGTCGCCGACGACTACCTGGAGAAGCTCGCGCTGGCGGTGACCGGGGCGCTGCGGGCCGCGCACCCGTAA
- a CDS encoding sigma-70 family RNA polymerase sigma factor, with the protein MKRRVSPDEQLMTALYTEHYSVLINFVSRYVSDRHKAEDLVQETLLRAWKHIDHLDPEPGRTRSYLLTIARNVVTNAWRAEQRRPRLVADENAVNSVPSADNVDQMVEGWLVAEALERLSPEHRAVIQAMYYEGQSVADASRKLSVPEGTVKSRAYYAVRALRTVFEEMGMLR; encoded by the coding sequence ATGAAGCGACGGGTGAGCCCCGACGAGCAGCTGATGACCGCGCTTTACACCGAGCACTACTCAGTCCTGATCAACTTTGTGTCCCGATACGTCTCGGACCGGCACAAAGCGGAGGACCTGGTGCAGGAAACTCTCCTGCGGGCCTGGAAGCACATCGACCATCTCGACCCGGAACCGGGCCGGACCAGGTCGTACCTGCTCACCATCGCTCGTAACGTGGTGACCAACGCGTGGCGCGCGGAACAGCGCAGGCCGCGGCTGGTCGCCGACGAGAACGCGGTCAATTCGGTGCCGTCGGCGGACAATGTGGATCAGATGGTGGAAGGCTGGCTGGTGGCCGAGGCGCTGGAGCGTCTCTCGCCGGAACATCGGGCGGTCATCCAGGCGATGTACTACGAAGGGCAGAGCGTGGCTGATGCGTCACGCAAGCTCTCGGTGCCGGAAGGCACGGTCAAATCGCGCGCGTACTACGCGGTCCGCGCGCTGCGCACCGTCTTCGAGGAGATGGGGATGCTTCGATGA
- a CDS encoding response regulator transcription factor has protein sequence MPTVLIADDEADHRDLLTLALHRLGYDVVTAADAAEALSALTEGGVDAALIDVRMPGLSGIDLCRTIRNDPRIESLPIMVVSADVQRQQIMTALHAGADDYLPKPFSRAELTARLESLLRQCPAPALRSASAARMAMLAARQSVPERVELPASIRRIA, from the coding sequence GTGCCCACCGTGTTGATCGCAGATGACGAGGCAGACCATCGGGACCTGCTCACCCTCGCGCTGCACCGGCTCGGGTACGACGTGGTGACCGCCGCCGACGCCGCCGAGGCCCTCTCCGCCCTGACCGAGGGCGGGGTGGACGCCGCCCTGATCGACGTCCGGATGCCTGGATTGTCCGGCATTGACCTCTGCCGGACGATCCGCAACGACCCGCGGATCGAATCGCTGCCGATCATGGTGGTCAGCGCGGACGTGCAGCGGCAGCAGATCATGACGGCGCTGCACGCGGGCGCCGACGACTACCTGCCCAAACCGTTCAGCCGCGCCGAGCTGACCGCCCGCCTCGAATCGCTGCTCCGGCAGTGTCCCGCACCGGCCCTGCGCTCGGCGTCGGCGGCGCGGATGGCGATGCTCGCGGCCCGGCAGTCGGTGCCCGAACGGGTAGAGCTGCCTGCCTCGATCCGCCGCATCGCCTGA
- a CDS encoding NADPH:quinone reductase, protein MRAAVFSEPGPAASVLRITDRDLPRVSAGEVRVRIVFSAVNPTDTGTRAGRGVPDGVSPPRVPHQDGAGVVDAIGEGVRGLEPGDRVWVWDAGYGRADGTAQEYVVLPRHQVVRMDDRIPLEVGAALGIPALTAHRCLTVAADGPQRLAPGALAGRTVLVAGGAGAVGNAAIQLAAWAGATVLTTVSSKEKAELASAAGAHRVINYREEDVRESIGGAAPNLIVEVSAANLELDLDVVAPGGNIAIYMGGTVSVPSFAAMVKNVSLDYVLTYTTTPGEKANAVAAVAEAVNGGAFRVGPEAGLPILRFPLERIAEAHEAVENHAVGKVIIEVTAL, encoded by the coding sequence ATGCGTGCTGCCGTTTTCTCCGAGCCCGGTCCCGCCGCGTCCGTTCTTCGCATCACCGACCGTGATCTGCCTCGGGTGTCCGCCGGCGAGGTGCGGGTCCGCATCGTCTTCTCCGCAGTGAACCCGACCGACACCGGCACCCGGGCCGGCCGTGGGGTTCCGGACGGTGTCTCGCCGCCGCGGGTGCCGCACCAGGACGGCGCCGGGGTGGTGGACGCGATCGGTGAGGGCGTGCGCGGCCTGGAGCCGGGTGACCGGGTCTGGGTCTGGGACGCCGGCTACGGCCGGGCGGACGGGACCGCCCAGGAGTACGTGGTGCTGCCCCGCCACCAGGTGGTCCGGATGGACGACCGGATCCCGCTGGAGGTCGGCGCCGCCCTGGGCATCCCGGCTCTGACCGCGCACCGCTGCCTGACCGTGGCTGCCGACGGGCCGCAGCGGCTCGCCCCGGGCGCGCTCGCGGGCCGGACGGTCCTGGTCGCGGGTGGCGCCGGCGCGGTCGGCAACGCGGCGATCCAGCTGGCCGCCTGGGCCGGCGCGACGGTGCTCACCACGGTCTCCTCGAAGGAGAAGGCCGAGCTGGCGTCCGCGGCCGGCGCCCACCGGGTGATCAACTACCGGGAGGAGGACGTCCGGGAGTCGATCGGTGGCGCCGCGCCGAACCTGATCGTCGAGGTGAGCGCCGCCAACCTGGAGCTGGATCTGGACGTGGTGGCGCCCGGCGGCAACATCGCGATCTACATGGGCGGCACGGTCAGCGTGCCGAGTTTCGCGGCGATGGTGAAGAACGTCAGCCTGGACTACGTGCTCACCTACACCACCACGCCCGGGGAGAAGGCGAACGCGGTGGCCGCGGTCGCGGAAGCGGTGAACGGGGGCGCGTTCCGGGTGGGTCCGGAGGCCGGTCTGCCGATTCTCCGGTTCCCGCTGGAGCGGATCGCCGAGGCCCATGAGGCGGTCGAGAACCACGCCGTGGGCAAGGTGATCATCGAGGTGACCGCGCTGTAG
- a CDS encoding neprosin family prolyl endopeptidase, protein MLKSRRGLLAAGLTAAVIGTIGVVSTLNAGAEQIPGAPESAAAASEPAPQATTEEPLLTPPAKLPWGARPHSIRTGQDGASSKSLKTAGLIAAAPDEESEERAEDRAPKGRTSRTTFVKSEKTTVLPPEPPEPPPTSDASAPTTKPTVNYLYSVGSQAAVSDGAYASLTISKPTLAKTDYHSLAELAVQSADGSQIVEVGWTVDRTVNGDDDPHLFVFHWVDRKPTCYNTCGFVQYSKNIFPGDVLAQDKYARFGIQFFNDAWWIAFDSEWVGYFPGKLWGDEFTKTGLVQVFGEVAAATPKPCTEMGNGRSAEDSTSARVGSVSYLNGPAVAMNIRATSEVYAVSKLTSRTFRYGGPGVC, encoded by the coding sequence GTGTTGAAGTCACGCCGCGGTCTTCTCGCGGCCGGTCTCACGGCAGCTGTGATCGGCACGATCGGCGTCGTGTCGACGCTGAACGCCGGCGCCGAGCAGATTCCCGGCGCCCCGGAGTCCGCCGCGGCGGCGTCCGAGCCGGCCCCGCAGGCGACCACCGAGGAGCCGCTCCTCACGCCGCCGGCGAAGCTGCCCTGGGGTGCGCGCCCGCACAGCATCCGGACCGGGCAGGACGGCGCCAGCAGCAAGTCGCTCAAGACGGCCGGCCTGATCGCGGCCGCGCCCGACGAGGAGAGCGAGGAGCGCGCCGAGGACCGCGCGCCGAAAGGCCGGACCTCACGCACCACGTTCGTGAAGTCGGAGAAGACCACGGTCCTGCCGCCGGAGCCGCCGGAGCCGCCGCCGACGTCGGACGCGAGCGCGCCGACCACCAAGCCGACGGTGAACTACCTCTACAGCGTGGGCTCGCAGGCCGCCGTCTCCGACGGGGCGTACGCGAGCCTGACGATCAGCAAGCCCACCCTCGCCAAGACCGATTACCACTCGCTCGCCGAGCTGGCCGTGCAGTCCGCGGACGGATCCCAGATCGTCGAGGTGGGCTGGACCGTCGACCGCACCGTGAACGGCGACGACGACCCGCACCTCTTCGTCTTCCACTGGGTCGACCGGAAGCCGACCTGCTACAACACGTGCGGCTTCGTGCAGTACAGCAAGAACATCTTCCCCGGTGACGTGCTGGCCCAGGACAAGTACGCGCGGTTCGGCATCCAGTTCTTCAACGACGCCTGGTGGATCGCGTTCGACAGCGAGTGGGTCGGTTACTTCCCCGGCAAGCTCTGGGGAGACGAGTTCACCAAGACCGGCCTCGTTCAGGTCTTCGGCGAGGTCGCCGCGGCCACTCCCAAGCCGTGCACCGAGATGGGCAACGGCCGGTCGGCCGAGGACTCCACGTCGGCCCGGGTCGGCAGCGTGTCCTACCTGAACGGTCCGGCCGTCGCGATGAACATCAGGGCCACCAGTGAGGTCTACGCGGTGTCCAAGCTGACCTCCCGGACGTTCCGGTACGGCGGGCCCGGCGTCTGCTGA
- a CDS encoding cysteine dioxygenase yields MTAVGVRLDHLAIAQGFAASPERWPVAPRFDADERWYHRLAVTDDYEVWLLTWLPGQGTEIHDHGGSAGAFHVFRGTLTEDTVGTGGGTARVVSRELGEGTGRRFGEHHVHRMTNLSTQPAVSVHVYGPALTTMTKYRLGPAGLEVLTVERAGAQW; encoded by the coding sequence ATGACCGCGGTCGGTGTCCGTCTCGATCACCTCGCCATCGCGCAGGGCTTCGCCGCCTCGCCCGAAAGGTGGCCGGTGGCGCCCCGCTTCGACGCGGACGAACGGTGGTACCACCGGCTCGCGGTCACTGACGACTACGAGGTGTGGCTGCTCACCTGGCTGCCGGGACAGGGCACCGAGATCCACGACCACGGCGGCTCGGCCGGCGCGTTCCACGTCTTCCGCGGCACCCTGACCGAGGACACGGTCGGCACCGGCGGCGGCACGGCGCGGGTCGTCTCCCGCGAGCTCGGCGAAGGCACCGGACGCCGGTTCGGCGAGCACCACGTGCACCGGATGACCAACCTGTCCACCCAGCCGGCGGTCAGCGTGCACGTCTACGGCCCGGCGCTCACCACGATGACGAAGTACCGGCTCGGCCCGGCCGGCCTCGAGGTCCTCACCGTCGAGCGGGCGGGAGCGCAGTGGTGA